A portion of the Panthera tigris isolate Pti1 chromosome E1, P.tigris_Pti1_mat1.1, whole genome shotgun sequence genome contains these proteins:
- the CCL1 gene encoding C-C motif chemokine 1, with amino-acid sequence MKLITVALVCLLLAGMWLHEADSRSMHVSSSNCCFTFAEKKISSQRIQCYKNTSSACSRSSLIIKLKGGRETCVLPTARWVKQSLKSKEPCLLK; translated from the exons ATGAAGCTCATCACCGTGGCCCTGGTGTGCCTGCTGCTGGCTGGGATGTGGCTGCACGAGGCGGACAGCAGGAGCA TGCACGTATCGTCCTCCAACTGTTGCTTCACGTTTGCGGAGAAGAAGATTTCCTCGCAGAGAATCCAGTGTTACAAAAACACCAGCTCTGCGTGCTCCCGCAGTAGTCTAAT AATCAAGctgaagggaggcagagagacctgTGTCTTGCCGACAGCCCGATGGGTTAAGCAATCTTTAAAGTCCAAGGAACCGTGCCTGCTAAAGTAA